One window of the Natrinema sp. HArc-T2 genome contains the following:
- the metX gene encoding homoserine O-acetyltransferase, whose translation MTTKDTVDLGEFEFLSGESIPRLEVAYETYGEFTGDNAVLICHALTGSAHVARRPDAGDETAGQARAWWGDVVGPGKAVDTSEYYVICANTPGSCYGTTGPASENPETGEPYGTDFPPVTIGDWTRAQRRLLDELGIGRLHAVIGGSVGGMNVLDWLRRYPDDVERAGAVATAAKLDPQCLALDTVARRAITSDPNWNGGHYYDGPEPEDGLARARQIGHIMYLSKASMDRKFGRRSAGRETVREKPPDPAAAFFPYREVESYLDYQADKFTDRFDANSYLYMTRAMDDFDLSAGYESDADALAAFEGELLVLSFTGDWHFTVEQAESLAESAREADVDVAHHVIESDHGHDAFLVEPETVGPPLSDLLADGLGGSSITDTAPEQPDETGEFAPVHTSLFSR comes from the coding sequence ATGACGACAAAGGATACAGTCGATCTGGGCGAGTTCGAGTTCCTCTCGGGTGAGTCGATCCCGCGTCTCGAGGTGGCCTACGAGACCTACGGCGAGTTTACCGGCGACAATGCGGTGCTGATCTGTCACGCGCTGACCGGCAGCGCCCACGTCGCCCGTCGGCCGGACGCCGGCGACGAGACCGCAGGCCAGGCCCGCGCCTGGTGGGGCGACGTCGTCGGTCCCGGGAAGGCGGTCGACACGAGCGAGTACTACGTGATCTGTGCGAACACGCCCGGCTCGTGTTACGGGACGACTGGCCCCGCAAGCGAGAACCCGGAAACGGGCGAACCCTACGGTACCGACTTTCCACCGGTGACGATCGGCGACTGGACCCGCGCCCAGCGGCGGCTGCTGGACGAACTGGGAATCGGCCGGCTGCACGCCGTCATCGGCGGCAGCGTCGGCGGCATGAACGTTCTCGATTGGCTCCGACGGTATCCCGACGACGTCGAACGGGCAGGTGCGGTCGCCACTGCCGCCAAGCTCGACCCACAGTGTCTCGCGCTCGATACAGTTGCCCGGCGGGCAATTACGTCCGATCCCAACTGGAATGGGGGCCACTACTACGACGGTCCCGAGCCCGAAGACGGGCTGGCGCGCGCGCGCCAAATCGGCCACATCATGTACCTCTCGAAGGCCTCGATGGACCGGAAGTTCGGTCGCCGATCGGCGGGCCGGGAGACGGTTCGCGAGAAGCCGCCGGACCCCGCGGCTGCCTTCTTCCCCTACCGAGAGGTCGAGTCCTATCTGGACTATCAGGCCGACAAGTTCACCGATCGGTTCGACGCCAACAGCTACCTCTACATGACGCGCGCGATGGACGACTTCGACCTCTCAGCGGGCTACGAATCCGACGCCGACGCGCTGGCGGCCTTCGAGGGCGAACTCCTCGTACTGTCGTTTACCGGCGACTGGCACTTCACCGTCGAGCAGGCCGAGTCACTGGCCGAGTCGGCACGCGAGGCTGACGTCGACGTCGCCCACCACGTCATCGAATCCGACCACGGCCACGACGCCTTCCTCGTCGAGCCCGAAACCGTCGGCCCGCCGCTGTCGGATCTGCTCGCGGACGGCCTCGGCGGCAGTTCGATCACTGACACGGCACCGGAACAACCCGACGAGACCGGAGAGTTCGCGCCCGTTCATACGAGTTTATTTTCCAGATAG
- the serB gene encoding phosphoserine phosphatase SerB has product MTHKRRAMTVVAFDFDGTLSDSEMTVLLGDRCGVADDMESITERAMNDEIGYAESLRSRAALLEGLPKAEAEAAFDEVVLREGAADLIAELNDAGVTTAILTGGFERGVAAALEREDVSVDHIVSNRLPIEGDELTGDVEGPLIEGTKDDALEDLADDVGVDLDETVAVGDGANDLPMLKVAGLAIGFEPKPAVEPYCDVVVTSMDEARETLVEETVLAEP; this is encoded by the coding sequence GTGACCCACAAGCGGCGAGCAATGACAGTCGTCGCTTTCGACTTCGACGGAACGCTTTCCGACTCCGAAATGACCGTCCTGCTCGGTGACCGCTGTGGCGTCGCCGACGACATGGAATCGATCACCGAGCGCGCGATGAACGACGAGATCGGTTACGCCGAGAGTCTGCGCTCGCGTGCGGCCCTGCTCGAGGGGCTCCCAAAAGCAGAGGCCGAAGCGGCCTTCGACGAGGTCGTCCTCCGTGAGGGCGCTGCCGACCTCATCGCGGAACTGAACGACGCCGGCGTCACGACCGCCATCCTCACCGGCGGATTCGAACGCGGCGTCGCCGCTGCCCTCGAACGAGAGGACGTGTCCGTCGACCACATCGTCTCGAACCGGCTGCCGATCGAGGGAGACGAACTCACCGGCGACGTCGAAGGGCCGCTGATCGAGGGGACCAAGGACGACGCGCTCGAGGACCTCGCCGACGATGTCGGCGTCGACCTCGACGAGACCGTGGCGGTCGGCGACGGCGCTAACGATCTGCCGATGCTCAAAGTGGCCGGGCTGGCGATCGGCTTCGAACCCAAACCGGCGGTCGAACCCTACTGTGACGTCGTCGTCACGTCGATGGACGAGGCCCGCGAGACGCTGGTCGAGGAGACCGTCCTCGCCGAGCCCTGA
- a CDS encoding universal stress protein, translating to MYERILLPTDAEEGTELATDHAIAVAEHAGAELHLLYIVDSDVYSSYSGDEYVHEFEGLEAALEQVGEDALESAAEAAAEAGLETTTVVRHGSPHEQILDYADEADVDLLVMGSKERSGEYRQLLGSVTDRVARLATRPVTIVKTPVEGEE from the coding sequence ATGTACGAACGCATCTTGCTGCCGACCGATGCTGAGGAAGGAACCGAACTCGCCACCGATCACGCCATCGCCGTCGCCGAACACGCCGGGGCCGAACTTCACCTGTTGTACATCGTCGACAGCGATGTCTACAGTTCCTACAGCGGCGACGAGTACGTCCACGAGTTCGAAGGGTTAGAGGCCGCCCTCGAACAGGTCGGCGAGGACGCCCTCGAGTCGGCTGCCGAGGCGGCCGCCGAAGCGGGACTCGAGACGACGACGGTCGTCAGACATGGCTCGCCCCACGAGCAGATCCTCGACTACGCCGACGAGGCAGACGTCGACCTGCTCGTGATGGGCTCGAAAGAACGGTCCGGCGAGTACCGCCAACTACTCGGCAGCGTCACGGACCGCGTCGCGCGGCTGGCCACACGACCGGTGACGATCGTCAAGACGCCGGTCGAGGGTGAGGAGTAG
- the serA gene encoding phosphoglycerate dehydrogenase encodes MKVLVTDPIADAGLDVLRDAGHEVETGYELEGDDLLEAVSDANGLIVRSGTEVTDEVLAAAEELVIVGRAGIGVDNIDIDAATDEGVIVANAPEGNVRAAAEHTVAMTFAAARSIPQAHIRLKNGEWAKSDYLGAELNGKTLGVVGLGRVGQEVAKKLDSLGMDIVAFDPYISEERADRLGAELVDFEPCLERADFLTIHTPLTPETEGMIGADELDLLEDGYIVNVGRGGIIQEDALAAKVEDGTVAGAALDVFAEEPLSADSPLLEHDDIIVTPHLGASTEAAQENVATSTAEQVNAAIAGEPVANALNAPSIDESAFPRVEPYIDLAETAGKVAAQLLEGRIEDVEVVYEGEIADEDVEFVTASALKGVFEPLEWQVNAVNAPQIAEDRGVDVTESKTRQAEDFQSLISVTVSNDDDEVSVDGTLFAGDDPRIVRIDGYRVDAIPHGRMVITRNTDEPGVIGLIGSVMGAHDVNIAGMFNARETIGGEALTVYNVDSEVPAEAKAELEDDERVIGVSDITLNGQN; translated from the coding sequence ATGAAGGTTCTCGTCACGGATCCCATCGCGGATGCGGGTCTGGACGTACTCAGAGACGCCGGCCACGAGGTCGAAACGGGCTACGAACTCGAGGGAGACGACCTCCTCGAGGCAGTCTCGGACGCAAACGGGCTCATCGTTCGCTCCGGGACCGAAGTCACGGACGAGGTCCTCGCGGCCGCCGAGGAACTGGTTATCGTTGGTCGAGCAGGAATCGGCGTCGACAACATCGACATCGACGCTGCCACCGACGAAGGTGTCATCGTCGCCAACGCCCCCGAGGGCAACGTGCGCGCAGCCGCCGAGCACACCGTCGCGATGACGTTCGCGGCTGCCCGCTCGATCCCGCAGGCACACATCCGCCTGAAAAACGGCGAATGGGCCAAAAGCGACTACCTCGGTGCTGAGCTCAACGGGAAGACGCTGGGCGTCGTCGGCCTCGGTCGCGTCGGTCAGGAGGTCGCCAAGAAACTCGACTCGCTTGGCATGGACATCGTCGCCTTCGACCCCTACATCTCCGAGGAGCGCGCTGACCGCCTCGGTGCCGAACTCGTCGACTTCGAGCCGTGTCTCGAGCGCGCCGACTTCCTCACCATCCACACGCCGCTGACGCCCGAGACGGAGGGCATGATCGGCGCTGACGAACTCGATCTCCTCGAGGACGGCTACATCGTCAACGTCGGCCGCGGCGGCATCATTCAGGAGGACGCACTCGCCGCCAAAGTCGAGGACGGCACGGTCGCCGGTGCGGCACTGGACGTCTTCGCCGAGGAGCCCCTGTCTGCGGACTCGCCGCTGCTCGAGCACGACGACATCATCGTCACGCCCCACCTCGGGGCCTCGACGGAGGCCGCACAGGAAAACGTCGCGACCTCGACCGCAGAGCAGGTCAACGCCGCGATCGCCGGCGAGCCGGTCGCCAACGCCCTGAACGCCCCCTCGATCGACGAGAGCGCGTTCCCCCGCGTCGAGCCCTACATCGACCTCGCCGAAACCGCCGGCAAGGTCGCCGCGCAACTGCTCGAGGGCCGCATCGAGGATGTCGAAGTCGTCTACGAGGGCGAAATCGCCGACGAAGACGTCGAGTTCGTCACCGCGAGCGCGCTCAAGGGCGTCTTCGAGCCCCTCGAGTGGCAGGTCAACGCGGTCAACGCGCCGCAGATCGCAGAGGATCGTGGCGTCGACGTCACCGAGTCCAAGACACGCCAGGCCGAGGACTTCCAGAGCCTGATTTCGGTGACCGTCAGCAACGACGACGACGAAGTGTCCGTCGACGGCACCCTCTTTGCGGGTGACGACCCGCGGATCGTCCGCATCGACGGCTACCGCGTCGACGCCATCCCCCACGGTCGGATGGTCATCACGCGCAACACCGACGAACCCGGCGTCATCGGCCTCATCGGCTCCGTCATGGGCGCCCACGACGTCAACATCGCCGGCATGTTCAACGCCCGCGAGACCATCGGCGGCGAAGCACTGACCGTCTACAACGTCGACAGCGAGGTCCCCGCAGAAGCGAAAGCGGAACTCGAGGACGACGAGCGCGTCATCGGCGTCAGCGACATCACGCTGAACGGACAGAACTAA
- the hisI gene encoding phosphoribosyl-AMP cyclohydrolase: protein MTDDVAVDFGEDGLVPAVAQDADTGEVLMLAYVSPEALERTRETGRAHYYSRSRDELWEKGATSGHVQDVQEIRVDCDADTLLYLVDQEGGACHTGHRSCFYRTIEGENVGEQVFDPDAVYE from the coding sequence ATGACCGACGACGTTGCAGTCGACTTCGGCGAGGACGGGCTCGTCCCCGCCGTGGCACAGGACGCCGATACCGGCGAGGTCCTCATGCTCGCGTACGTCTCGCCGGAGGCGCTCGAGCGAACGCGCGAGACTGGCCGCGCTCACTACTATTCGCGAAGCCGCGACGAGTTGTGGGAGAAAGGGGCGACGAGCGGCCACGTGCAAGACGTTCAGGAGATCCGCGTCGACTGCGACGCCGACACCCTGTTGTATCTGGTCGACCAGGAAGGCGGCGCGTGTCACACCGGCCACCGGTCGTGTTTCTACCGGACGATCGAGGGCGAGAACGTCGGCGAGCAAGTGTTCGACCCGGACGCCGTCTACGAGTAA
- a CDS encoding EamA family transporter — MTAATLEVVAIALVPAVLWGFSPIFDKRGMAAGGGAVQASLVVVLVDSTCYWLAIAALEGRSAMAGLTGETLAVFAFAGVVGTAVGRITIFVGVDRVGASLNSAILSARPLFATLIALVALGEPLGPVTGVGIVVLVAGLALLATARGGDLAGWTTRDLLWPIAAAATFAVANVSRRYGMLETPISALEAVAINETAGLVALLAYVLAWGGRDALAKPRASYRYFVGSGLLTTVAMLALMTALGLEGGRIAVVDPLVATAPLFTLLFAAVFLRDVERVTKGVVVGAALIVVGAALITI, encoded by the coding sequence ATGACCGCGGCGACGCTCGAGGTCGTCGCGATCGCCTTAGTCCCGGCGGTTCTCTGGGGGTTCTCGCCGATCTTCGATAAACGGGGGATGGCCGCGGGCGGCGGTGCCGTGCAGGCGTCGCTGGTCGTCGTACTCGTCGACTCGACGTGTTACTGGCTCGCCATCGCGGCCCTCGAGGGTCGGTCGGCTATGGCGGGGCTGACCGGCGAGACGCTGGCCGTCTTCGCGTTCGCGGGCGTGGTCGGCACCGCAGTCGGGCGAATTACGATCTTCGTCGGCGTCGATAGAGTGGGCGCGAGTCTCAACAGCGCGATCCTCAGCGCGCGACCGCTGTTCGCGACGCTGATCGCGCTGGTCGCGCTTGGCGAACCGCTCGGGCCCGTCACCGGCGTCGGGATCGTCGTCCTCGTGGCCGGCCTCGCACTGCTTGCGACCGCTCGCGGCGGCGACCTCGCGGGGTGGACCACCCGCGACCTGCTGTGGCCGATCGCCGCCGCAGCTACCTTCGCGGTCGCGAACGTCAGCCGCCGATACGGCATGCTCGAGACGCCGATATCGGCTCTCGAGGCGGTTGCGATAAACGAGACCGCCGGCCTGGTCGCCCTGTTGGCGTACGTCCTCGCCTGGGGTGGTCGTGACGCGCTCGCGAAACCGCGGGCGTCGTATCGCTACTTCGTGGGCAGCGGCCTGCTGACGACCGTCGCGATGCTTGCGTTGATGACCGCACTCGGCCTCGAGGGTGGCCGGATCGCCGTCGTCGACCCGCTGGTCGCAACCGCGCCGCTGTTTACCCTGCTGTTTGCTGCCGTCTTCCTGCGCGACGTCGAGCGAGTAACGAAAGGCGTCGTCGTCGGCGCAGCGTTGATCGTGGTTGGCGCTGCACTGATCACGATCTGA
- a CDS encoding O-acetylhomoserine aminocarboxypropyltransferase/cysteine synthase family protein: MSDDASDGHEADSGAERGGRGLGTRSVHAGQSPDPTTGARAPPIYQTTSYVFEDADTAADRYALEDDGYIYSRIANPTVTVLEDRLAALEGGAGAVATGSGMAALDSAVLILAEAGDNIVCSTDTYGGTSTYFSKTATRRNIEPKFVPTLEYDAYEEAIDEDTAFVHVETIGNPSLVTPDFERVAEIAHDNGVPLVVDNTFATPALCRPLEHGADVVWESTTKWLHGSGTTVGGVLVDGGSFPWGEHGYDEIAGQNHAYHDVDFSRDFSDAPFAATARFRSLRSLGNQQSPFDAWQTLQGLESMPLRVEKHCENAAIVAEYLDDHDDVAWVTHPGLESHPTHDNATEYLADFGGMVAFGLEEGFEAGKAFCEEVELASFLANIGDAKTLVIHPASTTHGQLSPDEREEAGVTEDLIRMSVGIEDPADILADLEQAIEAATQACRSDGEGQ; the protein is encoded by the coding sequence ATGAGCGACGACGCGAGCGACGGGCACGAGGCCGACTCCGGCGCCGAGCGTGGCGGGCGCGGACTCGGCACGCGCAGCGTCCACGCCGGCCAATCTCCCGATCCGACGACCGGCGCGAGGGCACCACCGATCTACCAGACCACCTCCTACGTCTTCGAGGACGCCGACACTGCCGCCGACCGCTACGCGCTCGAGGACGACGGCTACATCTACTCTCGGATCGCCAACCCGACCGTTACAGTTCTCGAGGATCGTCTCGCCGCACTCGAGGGTGGCGCGGGCGCGGTCGCGACCGGCAGCGGCATGGCCGCGCTCGACTCTGCAGTCCTGATCCTCGCCGAGGCGGGCGACAACATCGTCTGTTCGACCGACACGTACGGCGGAACATCGACCTACTTCTCGAAGACGGCCACACGGCGGAACATCGAGCCGAAATTCGTTCCCACCCTCGAGTACGACGCCTACGAGGAAGCCATCGACGAGGACACCGCCTTTGTCCACGTCGAGACGATCGGCAACCCCTCGCTCGTGACGCCCGACTTCGAGCGCGTTGCCGAGATCGCCCACGACAACGGCGTCCCCCTCGTCGTCGACAACACGTTCGCGACGCCGGCGCTGTGTCGGCCCCTCGAGCACGGGGCCGACGTCGTCTGGGAATCGACGACCAAGTGGCTCCACGGCTCGGGGACAACCGTCGGCGGTGTCCTCGTCGACGGCGGCTCGTTCCCCTGGGGCGAGCACGGCTACGACGAAATCGCCGGGCAAAACCACGCCTACCACGACGTCGACTTCTCGCGGGACTTCTCGGATGCACCGTTCGCCGCGACTGCCCGATTCCGGTCGCTACGTAGCCTGGGTAACCAGCAGTCGCCGTTCGACGCCTGGCAGACCTTACAGGGCCTCGAGTCGATGCCGCTCCGCGTCGAGAAACACTGCGAGAACGCCGCCATCGTCGCGGAGTACCTCGATGACCACGACGACGTCGCCTGGGTCACCCACCCCGGCCTCGAGTCCCATCCGACCCACGACAACGCCACGGAATACCTCGCGGACTTCGGCGGGATGGTCGCGTTTGGGCTCGAGGAAGGCTTCGAAGCGGGCAAAGCCTTCTGCGAGGAGGTCGAGCTGGCTTCCTTCCTCGCGAACATCGGCGACGCGAAGACGCTGGTGATCCACCCCGCGAGCACGACTCACGGCCAGCTCTCACCGGACGAACGGGAGGAGGCCGGCGTCACCGAAGACCTGATCCGCATGTCGGTCGGTATCGAGGACCCCGCGGACATCCTGGCCGACCTCGAGCAAGCCATCGAGGCCGCGACACAGGCCTGTCGATCCGACGGTGAGGGGCAATGA